The following are encoded together in the Arvicanthis niloticus isolate mArvNil1 chromosome 9, mArvNil1.pat.X, whole genome shotgun sequence genome:
- the LOC117715418 gene encoding putative N-acetyltransferase family 8 member 5 encodes MAPYQIRQYQERDHKQVVDLFSRGMMEHIPATFRYVLLLPKTLLLLFAVPLTIVLVSGSWLLAVMCIFFLLLLLRLLAGKPFKEYVALCLQTDMADITKSYLNAHGSFWVAESGGQVVGTVGALPVKDPPLGRKQMQLFHLSTSSQHRGQGIAKALVRTVLQFARDQGYSDVVLETSIIQQSAIALYEAMGFQRTGKYLESGIVKWLLEFSIIRFMYSFPSTQEHAL; translated from the coding sequence ATGGCTCCTTATCAGATCCGCCAGTACCAGGAGAGGGACCACAAACAGGTTGTGGACTTGTTCTCCAGGGGCATGATGGAGCACATCCCTGCCACCTTTCGCTATGTGCTGCTGCTGCCCAAGACCCTCCTGCTTTTATTTGCAGTGCCTCTGACCATAGTCCTGGTGTCTGGCTCCTGGCTGCTGGCTGTTATGTgcatcttctttctgctcctACTCCTGCGGCTCCTTGCTGGAAAGCCCTTCAAGGAGTATGTGGCCCTGTGTTTGCAGACAGACATGGCTGACATCACCAAGTCTTACCTGAATGCACATGGCTCCTTCTGGGTGGCTGAGTCTGGGGGGCAGGTGGTGGGCACGGTGGGTGCTCTGCCAGTCAAGGATCCTCCATTAGGGAGGAAGCAGATGCAGCTCTTCCACCTGTCTACATCCTCACAGCATCGAGGACAGGGGATAGCGAAGGCACTGGTCAGAACTGTCCTTCAGTTTGCACGGGACCAGGGCTACAGTGATGTTGTCCTTGAGACCAGTATCATACAGCAAAGTGCTATAGCCCTCTATGAGGCTATGGGATTCCAAAGGACAGGAAAATACTTAGAGAGCGGCATTGTTAAATGGTTACTTGAATTTTCTATAATTCGTTTCATGTATTCTTTTCCTTCTACTCAGGAACATGCACTATAA